The following are encoded together in the uncultured Sphaerochaeta sp. genome:
- a CDS encoding GntR family transcriptional regulator produces MNNTLIIPRNLERKPYELNRFYVQRILEYNIVTLNLLPGQLVSANELAKELNTSRTPVHDAFIELSKKSLMSIIPQVGTKISLINVEKVKAVSFLRFSAEIKMLERACGSITEQELSALHRCIEMQESSAREKDYLQFLEDDNAFHSLLFEGAGLTEVGLLIDPYMPIFNRVRMLIYKNLDIPRIIQEHTDLLAFLRDQNLVEATKVLSKHLAYDVSRDLELLKEKFPEYFLANGQQLY; encoded by the coding sequence ATGAACAATACGTTGATAATTCCAAGAAACCTTGAGCGAAAACCCTATGAACTCAATCGGTTCTATGTGCAACGAATTCTGGAATACAACATTGTCACGCTGAACCTTCTCCCAGGGCAATTGGTTAGTGCGAATGAATTGGCAAAGGAACTGAATACCAGTAGGACTCCTGTGCATGATGCATTCATTGAATTGTCGAAAAAATCTCTTATGTCCATCATTCCACAGGTAGGTACCAAGATATCCTTGATCAATGTTGAGAAGGTTAAGGCTGTGAGCTTCCTCCGCTTTTCAGCTGAGATCAAGATGTTGGAGAGAGCCTGCGGAAGTATTACAGAACAAGAACTCAGCGCGCTGCATAGATGTATTGAGATGCAGGAGTCTTCTGCAAGAGAGAAAGACTACCTACAATTCCTTGAAGACGATAATGCCTTTCATTCGCTCTTATTTGAAGGAGCAGGTCTCACAGAAGTCGGATTGCTCATTGACCCCTACATGCCAATTTTCAATAGAGTACGTATGCTGATCTACAAGAACCTTGATATTCCGAGGATCATACAAGAACATACTGATCTTCTTGCATTCTTGAGAGACCAGAACCTCGTTGAAGCAACAAAGGTTCTCAGCAAGCATCTTGCGTATGATGTCAGCAGGGATTTGGAACTGCTCAAGGAAAAATTTCCCGAGTATTTCTTAGCCAACGGGCAACAACTCTATTGA
- a CDS encoding TRAP transporter large permease — MLYAILTLGLIILLAMGIPVGFSLLLTGAIGYMVNIGDIGAWMEMTILPMKMSYSLQNFLLLSIPLFILAAKVMNGSSITKKLFGFANVCVGWLPGGLGHANIFASLLFAGMSGTATSDAAGLGQIEIEAMKQNGYDADFSAAVTAASTTIGPIFPPSVPMVMYSTISGVSVGKLFLGGIIPGILLTIILMVMVYFYARKRNYPRETFPTWARFWDSFKSAIFPILTPIILLSGIWSGMFTATEAAAIAALYALLVSVFIFKEMTWKLLLQILKETARDTASIGVVVAAAAFYGWVLARSGLTVAFADWILGLTSNRILFMLLVNLFFLVIGCFLESIAAITIFGPVMLAPAMQLGIDPLFFGVIMVFNLMIGLVTPPFGIVLFITADQAKISFHKMVKATIPFLIPLLVMLLLMSIIPGIVTGLPNLLM, encoded by the coding sequence ATGTTGTATGCTATTCTCACTCTCGGCTTAATCATACTCTTGGCAATGGGAATCCCTGTAGGGTTCTCTTTGTTGCTCACCGGTGCTATTGGCTATATGGTCAATATCGGCGATATCGGTGCCTGGATGGAAATGACCATCCTTCCCATGAAAATGTCGTATAGTCTGCAGAACTTCCTACTGCTCTCGATTCCCCTCTTCATACTTGCAGCAAAGGTCATGAATGGCTCGAGCATTACAAAAAAGCTCTTTGGTTTTGCAAATGTCTGTGTAGGCTGGTTGCCCGGTGGACTTGGACATGCAAATATCTTTGCAAGTTTGTTGTTCGCTGGAATGTCTGGCACTGCTACTTCTGATGCGGCTGGACTTGGCCAGATTGAAATTGAGGCAATGAAACAGAACGGATATGATGCTGACTTCAGTGCAGCTGTCACTGCTGCTTCAACTACGATAGGACCGATTTTCCCGCCCAGCGTCCCCATGGTCATGTACTCCACGATCAGCGGGGTCTCTGTTGGAAAGTTGTTCCTTGGAGGCATCATTCCAGGTATTCTCCTGACAATTATCCTCATGGTAATGGTGTACTTCTATGCAAGGAAGAGAAACTACCCACGAGAGACCTTCCCCACCTGGGCACGTTTCTGGGATAGCTTCAAGTCAGCTATTTTCCCCATCCTTACCCCGATCATCCTGCTCTCAGGTATTTGGAGTGGTATGTTCACCGCGACCGAAGCAGCTGCAATTGCTGCGCTCTATGCTTTGCTGGTCAGTGTCTTCATCTTCAAGGAGATGACATGGAAGCTGCTCCTGCAGATTCTGAAGGAGACTGCACGCGATACCGCCTCCATCGGCGTGGTCGTAGCTGCAGCCGCATTCTATGGTTGGGTACTTGCCCGTTCGGGTCTAACGGTTGCTTTCGCTGATTGGATTCTTGGGCTGACTTCCAACCGCATCCTGTTTATGCTGTTGGTAAACCTGTTCTTCCTGGTCATCGGTTGTTTCCTTGAGTCGATTGCAGCCATTACCATTTTTGGTCCTGTCATGCTCGCCCCGGCAATGCAGCTTGGTATTGACCCTCTCTTCTTCGGTGTTATCATGGTATTCAACCTCATGATCGGGCTGGTTACTCCTCCGTTTGGGATTGTACTGTTCATTACCGCAGACCAGGCGAAAATCAGTTTCCACAAGATGGTAAAGGCTACGATTCCCTTCCTGATACCTCTTTTGGTGATGTTGCTCTTGATGTCAATAATTCCTGGAATTGTAACAGGACTGCCAAACCTGCTTATGTGA
- a CDS encoding tripartite tricarboxylate transporter substrate binding protein, with protein sequence MKRMLLALLILTTITFSAFAQGGSEQATYPTKPITITIPVSAGGGTDLLVRAMSAPLKDILGETVNVVNKPGAGGAIGFAAGASDKNDGYSVTSMLAELITVTQVADVNFSYESFIPVCNVNSEYATLTVRADAPYDTVEEFVAYAKAHPGEVSIGNSGVGGIWHFIAAATADSMGIEVNHVPFEGGGTAVTALAGGHVDAVPVTPQEVDVQVKAGRAKVLAVLAPNRHPSLPNVPTASELGYEDLVFTIFRGFGVPLGTPDAVVKTLSDAFEQALNTPEITKFMEEKHYTKDFKTGADFGAQMAREEAVYAKMATQLGLKK encoded by the coding sequence ATGAAAAGAATGCTGCTCGCATTGCTTATCCTTACAACCATCACCTTCTCTGCATTTGCACAAGGTGGATCAGAACAGGCTACATATCCAACCAAGCCTATCACCATTACCATCCCTGTCTCCGCTGGTGGGGGAACAGACTTGCTCGTACGCGCTATGAGTGCTCCACTCAAGGACATCCTTGGCGAAACGGTTAACGTAGTCAACAAACCAGGCGCTGGTGGTGCAATTGGATTTGCAGCAGGTGCTTCGGACAAGAACGACGGATATAGTGTCACATCGATGCTTGCCGAGCTCATTACCGTCACCCAGGTTGCCGATGTGAATTTCTCATACGAGAGTTTCATTCCCGTTTGCAACGTTAATAGTGAGTATGCAACGCTGACAGTACGTGCAGATGCTCCATATGACACAGTAGAAGAGTTTGTTGCCTATGCAAAAGCTCATCCAGGTGAGGTATCCATTGGAAACAGTGGTGTTGGTGGTATCTGGCACTTTATTGCAGCTGCAACCGCAGACAGTATGGGTATTGAAGTGAACCACGTACCGTTCGAAGGTGGTGGCACCGCTGTAACAGCTTTGGCTGGTGGTCACGTCGATGCAGTTCCCGTAACTCCGCAGGAAGTAGATGTGCAGGTCAAGGCAGGCAGGGCAAAGGTACTTGCAGTACTCGCTCCCAATCGTCATCCTTCCCTTCCTAATGTACCTACAGCCAGCGAACTCGGCTATGAAGACCTGGTTTTCACCATTTTCCGTGGCTTTGGTGTACCCCTCGGAACTCCTGATGCTGTCGTAAAGACGCTCAGCGATGCTTTCGAGCAAGCGCTCAACACCCCAGAAATCACCAAGTTCATGGAAGAGAAGCATTACACCAAAGACTTCAAGACTGGTGCAGATTTTGGAGCACAGATGGCTCGAGAAGAAGCCGTTTATGCAAAAATGGCTACTCAGCTTGGCCTAAAGAAATAA
- a CDS encoding sugar phosphate isomerase/epimerase family protein: MIDLKTYFSLGISVGLLYPEAQTSEQRHLSAFTKTAQLAGYETLETFLSNDSAIRKAEISIAKEEGKIINYNFPADFQLGGEFDPSSKNPAYRKKALDLAKKHVDYAQEAGSKVIGMTSGIDHGEENRTESMEYFTEYMDSLSTYAKQAGIVLTLEPVERGIFKNLLLGPTADICAFIQKMHQMGHDNVAVLFDTAHMPLMQEDPIESVRLAHTVGIGHVHIGNAILSNDKNPLYGHCHAPIGIMEGEYDWMDVSRFFRELIDLGYLNSQPTQEKKCISLEMAPYAGISPELSAAVAYEKVQYAWNRAIEV; this comes from the coding sequence ATGATTGACCTGAAGACATATTTCTCACTCGGTATCAGTGTGGGATTGCTTTACCCTGAAGCACAAACAAGTGAACAAAGACATCTCAGTGCCTTTACCAAGACAGCACAACTCGCAGGATATGAGACCCTGGAAACATTTCTTTCCAACGATTCAGCCATCCGTAAGGCAGAGATCTCCATTGCAAAAGAAGAAGGCAAGATTATCAACTATAATTTCCCAGCTGATTTCCAATTGGGAGGAGAGTTTGACCCGAGCAGCAAGAACCCTGCATATCGAAAGAAAGCTTTAGACTTGGCAAAAAAACATGTCGACTATGCACAGGAAGCGGGATCAAAGGTCATCGGCATGACTAGTGGCATTGACCACGGCGAAGAGAACCGTACAGAATCGATGGAGTATTTTACTGAGTACATGGATAGCCTTTCCACATATGCTAAGCAAGCAGGCATTGTCTTGACGCTGGAACCTGTTGAACGAGGTATTTTCAAGAACTTGTTACTCGGCCCCACTGCCGACATCTGTGCATTTATTCAGAAGATGCATCAGATGGGACATGACAATGTTGCCGTATTATTTGACACCGCCCATATGCCTTTGATGCAGGAAGATCCAATCGAATCTGTTCGACTGGCACATACCGTTGGCATTGGACATGTTCACATCGGCAATGCCATTCTCAGCAATGATAAAAACCCACTTTATGGACATTGTCATGCTCCAATTGGAATTATGGAAGGAGAATATGATTGGATGGATGTCTCACGGTTCTTTAGAGAACTCATTGATCTAGGATATTTGAATTCTCAACCAACTCAAGAGAAAAAATGTATTTCCTTGGAGATGGCCCCCTATGCAGGCATTTCCCCTGAGCTCTCCGCTGCCGTGGCCTATGAGAAAGTCCAGTATGCTTGGAACCGAGCAATCGAGGTATAA
- a CDS encoding aspartate/glutamate racemase family protein: MKQIALIHTVASVHATFAEQLRRVIDEEVLIHNILDDFLATDPNATGIFSETNEKRLRNDIENAVLSGCDVVVTTCSTLSPHVERMRDQFATKIITIDEAMAERAIELGSVVTVLATANSTVGPTVNKLQKTAKEHSKPLTVEAFVCTEAMDALRSGDTERHNQLVVELADKARGSEVCVLAQASMAHLQDSIEHKLGIPVLSSPPLCMQQVARYISSL; the protein is encoded by the coding sequence ATGAAACAGATAGCACTTATTCACACGGTTGCAAGTGTGCATGCAACCTTTGCCGAACAACTCAGGAGAGTAATCGATGAAGAAGTTCTCATCCATAATATCTTGGATGACTTCCTTGCAACCGACCCGAATGCAACAGGAATCTTCTCAGAGACAAATGAGAAACGTCTTCGTAATGATATTGAAAACGCAGTTCTCTCTGGTTGTGATGTCGTGGTTACCACTTGCTCAACCCTTTCGCCCCATGTAGAGCGTATGAGAGATCAGTTTGCCACGAAGATCATCACCATTGATGAAGCTATGGCAGAGAGAGCCATTGAACTAGGCTCTGTTGTTACCGTGCTTGCAACGGCAAACTCTACAGTAGGCCCTACAGTGAACAAGCTTCAGAAGACAGCCAAGGAACACAGCAAACCACTCACCGTTGAGGCCTTTGTTTGTACAGAAGCAATGGATGCACTGCGAAGTGGAGATACAGAAAGGCATAATCAACTTGTGGTTGAGCTTGCTGACAAGGCAAGAGGGAGTGAAGTCTGCGTACTTGCACAAGCTTCCATGGCTCATTTGCAAGATAGTATTGAGCACAAGCTTGGAATACCGGTGCTATCGAGCCCTCCTCTGTGTATGCAGCAAGTTGCCCGCTATATCTCATCGTTGTAG
- a CDS encoding tripartite tricarboxylate transporter permease, translating into MFVEILLNVFSWDIMLALVGGVIAGIAIGAMPGLTSTMGIALLMPLTFKFEPHVGMMLLIGEFVGGIYGGSITAILINTPGTSSAAATTLDGYPMTRRGEAGRALGISTISSATGGMISGLMLVFIAPTLASMALKFSAPETFALAFFGISIISSISGNSLVKGLISGLLGLMISLIGMDNISGFSRFTFGSIFLMNGLSFIPVLVGLFAMSQCLQSIEELLVVNAIDTKDLKRAKISMKDFLTIFPTAVRAGITGTLIGIIPGAGGDISAFVSYDIEKRFSKHPDLFGTGIPEGIAAPEASNNGTTGGALIPLLTLGIPGDSNTAVMLGALMMHNLTPGPQLFIEHALTVNTLFAGFFIANLVMMILGLSNVKHFVKIVNIPKQILVPIVMVLCVIGSFAINSNFNDVIVMFIAGLVGYVLSKGGFPLSPIVLALILGPMAESNFRRSLVMSHGNYSIFFTRPIAATFIAIALLSLFLPIFKSLWVNHRKKGTDA; encoded by the coding sequence ATGTTCGTAGAAATCCTACTTAATGTATTCTCCTGGGATATTATGCTTGCATTAGTCGGTGGTGTCATTGCAGGTATTGCCATTGGCGCAATGCCCGGGCTCACATCAACCATGGGCATAGCCCTCCTCATGCCCCTAACCTTCAAATTTGAACCACATGTCGGCATGATGCTTCTCATCGGTGAATTTGTTGGAGGCATCTATGGTGGTTCCATTACCGCAATCCTAATCAACACCCCAGGAACCAGTTCAGCAGCGGCAACGACCTTGGACGGCTACCCCATGACCCGACGGGGAGAAGCTGGCAGAGCTCTCGGTATATCTACCATTTCCTCGGCAACGGGAGGCATGATCAGCGGCCTGATGCTTGTATTCATTGCACCAACACTCGCCAGCATGGCTCTGAAATTCAGTGCACCTGAAACCTTTGCACTTGCCTTTTTCGGTATCAGCATCATTTCAAGCATTAGTGGCAATTCACTGGTCAAGGGACTCATCTCTGGACTTCTGGGATTAATGATCTCCCTAATCGGCATGGACAACATCTCAGGATTCTCACGCTTTACCTTTGGCTCAATTTTTCTTATGAATGGACTCTCATTCATACCGGTCCTTGTTGGTCTCTTTGCCATGAGCCAATGCTTACAGAGTATAGAAGAGTTGCTTGTAGTGAATGCAATAGACACCAAAGACCTCAAGCGTGCCAAAATCTCGATGAAAGATTTCTTAACTATTTTCCCAACTGCTGTTCGAGCTGGGATAACCGGCACCTTGATCGGCATAATACCTGGCGCCGGCGGAGATATCAGTGCATTTGTCTCTTATGACATTGAAAAAAGGTTCTCCAAGCATCCTGATCTTTTCGGGACAGGAATTCCTGAAGGAATAGCTGCTCCAGAGGCATCGAACAATGGTACAACCGGTGGAGCTCTTATCCCACTGCTTACCCTCGGAATCCCTGGGGATTCCAACACTGCAGTAATGCTGGGAGCACTGATGATGCACAATCTCACCCCTGGTCCCCAGTTGTTCATTGAGCATGCATTGACAGTAAATACTCTGTTTGCAGGATTCTTTATTGCAAACTTGGTAATGATGATTCTTGGTCTGAGCAATGTGAAGCATTTCGTAAAGATCGTAAACATACCGAAACAAATACTTGTTCCCATCGTCATGGTACTTTGTGTAATCGGATCGTTTGCAATCAATTCCAACTTCAATGATGTGATCGTGATGTTCATTGCAGGGCTTGTAGGGTACGTACTCAGCAAGGGAGGATTCCCTCTCTCCCCCATCGTGCTTGCTCTTATTCTCGGCCCGATGGCTGAGAGCAACTTCAGAAGAAGTCTTGTGATGAGCCATGGCAATTACTCTATCTTCTTCACTCGTCCGATCGCAGCAACATTCATTGCAATTGCACTGCTCTCCTTGTTCCTCCCCATCTTCAAATCCCTATGGGTCAACCATAGGAAGAAGGGGACTGATGCATGA
- a CDS encoding TRAP transporter small permease subunit → MVKKLEKFLDMLGAILIATLFVTIIIQVAARVIFSTPSTWTVEVGRALFLSIVFLLTPVVLLNGSLMMINSLHDMTKGKGRFVLDLINDLFVDFILVTLALGSYERTVETWAIEIPTVEWMKSGYLYLVMLIGTILMLGFSLYNTASRIRKGL, encoded by the coding sequence ATGGTAAAAAAACTTGAAAAATTTCTCGATATGCTTGGAGCCATCCTGATAGCAACACTCTTTGTTACCATCATCATCCAGGTGGCTGCACGAGTAATATTCTCTACACCGTCCACATGGACAGTAGAAGTCGGTCGTGCTCTCTTTCTCTCAATAGTATTCCTCTTGACCCCAGTTGTCTTACTCAACGGAAGCCTGATGATGATCAACTCCCTGCACGACATGACCAAAGGCAAAGGACGATTTGTCCTGGACCTCATCAATGATCTCTTTGTCGATTTCATCCTTGTAACCCTTGCACTCGGAAGCTATGAACGAACTGTTGAGACCTGGGCCATAGAGATCCCTACCGTTGAATGGATGAAATCAGGATACCTCTATCTGGTAATGCTTATCGGAACAATATTGATGCTGGGATTCTCGCTCTATAACACTGCATCACGAATCAGGAAAGGACTGTAA
- a CDS encoding 5-deoxy-glucuronate isomerase has product MKYSHSSPFSYGLNHLVIDSLNPELMGLNFSIAKVNADHALVLDSHQEMLVVLLSGSVTYAWDGYKISVKRSNPFHESPTALHLNSKSVCTVEGGEEDAELIVVSTENAAYFDSKFYHSEDLASVELVGEEVLDGKTKRIKRVFFDRTTCQETNLFCGELVNYPGCWACFPPHLHTEPEIYYYRFLPESGYGFSEQGDEVFKVKHNDLVGIEDGKTHSQVTAPGYAGFIFWAQKLQNNGKNIDYRLVEEHAWLDDPAATFFPEKPSI; this is encoded by the coding sequence ATGAAATATTCACATAGCTCTCCCTTTTCCTATGGTCTTAACCATCTGGTAATAGACTCATTGAATCCTGAACTGATGGGCCTGAACTTCTCTATTGCAAAGGTCAATGCAGACCATGCCCTCGTATTGGATTCCCACCAAGAGATGCTGGTGGTCCTCCTCTCTGGTTCTGTTACCTATGCTTGGGATGGATATAAAATATCAGTTAAGCGATCAAATCCTTTTCATGAATCACCAACGGCACTACACCTAAACAGTAAGAGTGTCTGTACAGTAGAGGGAGGAGAGGAAGACGCTGAATTGATCGTGGTCTCAACAGAGAATGCAGCATACTTCGATTCAAAATTCTATCACTCAGAAGACCTCGCTTCAGTGGAATTGGTGGGGGAAGAAGTTCTTGATGGCAAGACAAAACGGATCAAGCGGGTGTTCTTTGACCGAACCACTTGCCAAGAGACAAACCTTTTCTGCGGTGAACTGGTGAACTACCCAGGATGCTGGGCTTGCTTCCCTCCACATCTCCATACTGAACCAGAAATATATTACTACCGCTTCCTTCCTGAGTCAGGGTATGGGTTTTCCGAACAAGGTGATGAGGTATTCAAGGTTAAGCACAATGATCTGGTAGGCATCGAAGATGGGAAGACACATTCTCAGGTCACCGCTCCTGGATATGCTGGATTTATTTTCTGGGCACAGAAGCTCCAGAATAATGGGAAAAATATTGATTACCGTCTGGTGGAGGAGCATGCATGGCTGGATGATCCCGCTGCAACATTCTTCCCGGAGAAACCCAGTATCTGA
- a CDS encoding tripartite tricarboxylate transporter TctB family protein produces the protein MVKVSRIFSSIMILLGIYVISVASQFPPGTNGVLGPGFFPILLGILLIALSILQLVTSRKEPREENTSSSADPQATRRVIISCLVVIAYMILINIVGFLVATPIFLFTIMWFFSVRKKSILFTTSLVTTGLLYFIFLQFLSVSLPTGMFY, from the coding sequence ATGGTTAAAGTTAGTCGGATTTTTTCCTCAATCATGATTCTTCTTGGAATCTACGTAATCAGTGTTGCCAGTCAATTTCCCCCTGGAACAAATGGGGTCCTTGGTCCTGGTTTCTTTCCAATTTTGCTAGGAATATTATTGATTGCCCTTTCTATTCTCCAATTGGTAACGAGCCGAAAAGAGCCAAGAGAAGAGAACACATCTTCTTCTGCAGACCCTCAGGCTACAAGACGCGTCATCATTTCGTGCTTGGTAGTTATCGCTTATATGATCCTTATTAACATTGTAGGGTTCCTTGTTGCTACCCCAATCTTTCTCTTTACCATCATGTGGTTCTTTTCAGTCAGAAAAAAATCAATCTTGTTTACTACGAGTCTCGTAACCACAGGATTGCTGTACTTCATATTCTTACAATTCTTGTCAGTAAGTCTTCCTACTGGCATGTTCTATTAA
- a CDS encoding ribulose-phosphate 3-epimerase — MQTKKILCPSLLNLPIMHIAEEVKKLDATDMDIFHVDIMDGTFVPNFGMSVRELQMVREITDAGHKKLIDCHMMVMNPHRYIQMIAEAGADIIYIHPESELIPSATLELIQRQGKKTGLILNPSTSLEMVKDMLPITDYVMIMAVNPGFAGRSFMPYTRQKFIDLHTYRMEHNLSYHLILDGGATKEVISDLYHNCGVEGFVLGKQELFFQEDDYSTCIDRIRMY; from the coding sequence ATGCAAACCAAAAAGATTCTCTGCCCTTCCCTACTCAATCTCCCGATCATGCATATTGCAGAGGAAGTGAAAAAACTTGATGCAACTGATATGGATATCTTCCATGTCGACATCATGGATGGGACGTTTGTCCCCAACTTCGGCATGTCGGTAAGAGAGCTGCAGATGGTACGGGAAATTACCGATGCAGGACACAAGAAACTCATCGACTGCCATATGATGGTGATGAACCCGCACCGATACATCCAGATGATTGCTGAGGCTGGTGCTGATATCATTTACATCCACCCTGAGAGTGAATTGATTCCATCAGCCACCTTGGAACTTATTCAAAGACAGGGCAAGAAAACCGGTTTGATTCTCAACCCCTCAACAAGCTTGGAGATGGTGAAGGACATGCTTCCCATCACTGACTATGTGATGATCATGGCGGTAAACCCAGGGTTTGCCGGCCGCTCGTTCATGCCCTATACCCGCCAGAAGTTTATCGACCTCCACACCTACCGCATGGAACACAATCTATCCTACCATCTCATCTTGGACGGGGGTGCAACCAAGGAGGTTATCTCTGACCTCTACCACAATTGCGGGGTAGAAGGCTTTGTCCTGGGAAAACAGGAACTTTTCTTCCAGGAAGATGACTATTCGACGTGTATCGATAGGATTCGTATGTATTGA
- a CDS encoding TRAP transporter substrate-binding protein codes for MKKLAMFLLIAVVLLPSAFAQGGEEKAAGAKSYTVNVASAFAPEGPIHEVITNFKKQVESESDGRIKVVIHSSGSLGGEREIVEGLSAGTIEMGAQGIMDLTLYAPQFTVFEEPFVIRDLDHLNKFWNTIGVDLNNQASEKTGIITAGYMIRGARMITANKAIESPEDLKGLKFRLPSMPVRIKVFEAMGAIPTVVDFPEVYMALKTGTVDAQENPPETIYSYKYYEAQDYLILSRHVWSTARYQISKKWFDKLSTEDQALILKAWTDASEKVRAEVPDPDAVYIEKLKEAGMKVVEPNMEEFRKLSDPVMAEFDDSMWLAGLRQEIMAL; via the coding sequence ATGAAGAAACTCGCTATGTTCTTACTTATTGCAGTCGTACTGCTCCCCTCTGCTTTTGCACAAGGTGGCGAAGAGAAAGCAGCTGGAGCTAAGTCCTATACGGTGAACGTTGCCTCGGCATTTGCACCAGAAGGACCTATTCATGAAGTAATCACCAATTTCAAGAAACAGGTTGAGTCCGAAAGTGATGGCAGGATCAAGGTCGTCATCCATTCCAGCGGCTCACTTGGTGGGGAAAGAGAGATCGTTGAAGGCCTCTCTGCAGGTACCATTGAGATGGGTGCACAGGGAATCATGGACCTCACCCTGTATGCTCCACAGTTCACCGTCTTTGAAGAACCGTTCGTTATCCGTGACCTCGACCACCTGAACAAGTTCTGGAACACCATTGGTGTTGATTTGAATAACCAGGCAAGTGAGAAAACCGGAATCATCACCGCAGGGTACATGATTCGCGGAGCACGTATGATTACGGCAAACAAAGCTATTGAATCCCCAGAGGATCTGAAGGGATTGAAGTTCAGACTTCCTTCCATGCCTGTCCGCATCAAGGTGTTCGAAGCTATGGGAGCCATTCCAACCGTTGTCGACTTCCCTGAGGTATATATGGCACTGAAGACCGGTACGGTCGATGCACAGGAGAACCCACCTGAGACCATCTATAGCTACAAGTACTACGAGGCACAGGATTACTTGATCCTCTCCCGCCACGTATGGTCAACTGCTCGCTACCAGATTTCCAAGAAGTGGTTCGACAAACTTTCTACAGAAGACCAGGCTTTGATCCTCAAGGCATGGACTGATGCTTCCGAGAAAGTGCGCGCCGAAGTTCCCGATCCAGATGCTGTGTACATTGAGAAACTCAAGGAAGCTGGCATGAAGGTTGTTGAGCCCAACATGGAAGAGTTCCGCAAACTTTCAGACCCTGTCATGGCTGAATTCGATGACTCAATGTGGCTGGCCGGACTCCGTCAGGAGATCATGGCACTGTAA
- a CDS encoding NAD(P)-dependent oxidoreductase — protein MRKVLGFSHNFPLEAVSEKLQNFEILMPSSSLGIFSDKELETILPNVDGFICIADTPFGKHEFANAPRLACLGNLGSGFNNIDVVEATERSIPVLNTPQAVVNPTAENTLSLILGLTRGTVRYDRALRETGICPKELLSFADMTLEGKTLGIVGYGRIGRRVGMLARAFGMHVIHTDSHSPDSLTLEDLLKQSDVVSLHLPYRTENHHLINERTLSLMKPTAYLVNVSRGPIVKEEALVHALRNNLIKGAGLDVHENEPFVSEEVRSLSNVVITPHISTNLAEIRFSMLAELLEGMNTIFSSGKLPKNTVNSQELSTRRSQ, from the coding sequence ATGAGAAAAGTGCTAGGATTCTCCCATAATTTCCCCCTGGAGGCAGTATCAGAAAAGCTACAGAATTTTGAGATTCTGATGCCGTCCTCCTCACTCGGAATATTCAGTGACAAAGAACTTGAGACTATCTTGCCAAACGTTGATGGCTTCATTTGCATCGCTGATACTCCGTTTGGAAAACATGAGTTCGCCAATGCACCAAGGCTCGCATGCTTGGGCAACCTAGGGTCAGGCTTCAACAACATCGATGTTGTTGAAGCTACAGAGCGTTCAATCCCGGTGTTGAATACACCACAAGCGGTGGTCAATCCAACTGCAGAGAATACCCTTTCCCTCATTCTAGGGCTCACAAGGGGGACAGTCAGATACGACCGGGCCCTCCGAGAGACAGGAATCTGCCCAAAGGAGCTTCTCAGTTTTGCAGACATGACCCTGGAAGGGAAAACACTTGGGATTGTAGGATATGGAAGGATTGGCAGACGAGTAGGCATGTTGGCAAGAGCCTTTGGTATGCACGTAATCCACACAGACTCGCATAGTCCAGATTCACTTACGCTTGAAGACCTTCTTAAACAATCAGATGTAGTGAGTCTACACCTGCCCTATAGGACGGAGAACCATCATCTCATCAATGAACGTACACTTTCATTGATGAAACCCACTGCCTATTTGGTGAATGTCTCTCGGGGGCCAATAGTAAAGGAAGAGGCTCTGGTACATGCTCTTCGCAACAACCTGATCAAGGGAGCTGGCCTTGATGTGCACGAGAATGAGCCATTTGTATCTGAAGAAGTACGATCACTTTCCAACGTGGTCATCACCCCGCATATTTCAACAAACCTTGCAGAAATCCGCTTTTCAATGCTTGCAGAGTTATTGGAGGGAATGAACACAATATTCTCCTCTGGCAAGCTTCCAAAGAATACGGTCAATTCTCAAGAATTATCAACAAGAAGGAGCCAATAA